Proteins encoded together in one Ictidomys tridecemlineatus isolate mIctTri1 chromosome 3, mIctTri1.hap1, whole genome shotgun sequence window:
- the Rpl23 gene encoding large ribosomal subunit protein uL14, whose translation MSKRGRGGSSGAKFRISLGLPVGAVINCADNTGAKNLYIISVKGIKGRLNRLPAAGVGDMVMATVKKGKPELRKKVHPAVVIRQRKSYRRKDGVFLYFEDNAGVIVNNKGEMKGSAITGPVAKECADLWPRIASNAGSIA comes from the exons ATGTCGAAGCGAG GACGTGGTGGATCCTCCGGTGCGAAATTCCGGATTTCCTTGGGTCTTCCGGTAGGAGCCGTGATCAATTGTGCTGACAACACAG GAGCCAAAAATTTGTATATCATCTCTGTAAAGGGAATCAAGGGACGGCTGAACAGACTTCCTGCTGCTGGCGTGGGTGACATGGTGATGGCCACGGTCAAGAAGGGCAAACCAGAGCTCAGAAAAAAGG TGCATCCAGCAGTGGTAATTCGACAACGAAAGTCATACCGGAGAAAAGATGGtgtgtttctttattttgaagataaTGCAGGGGTCATAGTAAACAATAAAGGCGAGATGAAAG GTTCTGCCATCACGGGACCAGTTGCAAAGGAGTGTGCAGACTTGTGGCCCAGGATTGCTTCCAATGCGGGCAGCATTGCATGA